From a region of the Streptomyces caniferus genome:
- a CDS encoding purine-cytosine permease family protein, whose translation MIIEESAFRGRMPARTGDLAVERHGIEPVPENNRYGKPARLFTVWFAPNLTMTGVFSGTVGVSLGLDFWTALAAMVLGTVVGAVPAAYLGTWGSRTGTGQLPLSRLAFGRGVALPGIMQWLSSVAWDALIGLFGGEALAQLLGWPFWLGALVVLLLQGAVGVFGYEALHQLQTVMTFVLGAAFLVLSVKLLSGVPLPVSSSAHGADRLGAFVLTSTIALSLAISWAPYASDFSRYLPRTTSRPRMFWYSVLGMVLSFAWVQALGLWGAELFTDQTAAGVHGLLGGGVLGAFGLLAIAAAAVCSNAMNDYSGSLALQTAGIRVPRPLAAAAAAVLGFLLVLWMHAADTTTRFQNLLLFVGYWIPGFVGIVLVDARQRAKARRGAPIDVEAEFVRPQPWWPACLAFVIAFAAAVPFMDTTLFVGPVAAALHGADLAYYVAFLVSVAVYAPLRLFAGARAERRAEQAVAVPGAGG comes from the coding sequence ATGATCATCGAAGAATCCGCCTTCCGAGGGCGGATGCCTGCCCGGACCGGTGACCTGGCGGTCGAGCGGCACGGTATCGAGCCGGTGCCCGAAAACAACCGCTACGGAAAGCCTGCCCGCCTTTTCACCGTGTGGTTCGCCCCCAACCTCACCATGACCGGGGTGTTCTCCGGCACGGTGGGCGTCTCGCTGGGGCTGGACTTCTGGACGGCCCTGGCGGCGATGGTGCTCGGCACGGTCGTCGGCGCGGTGCCCGCCGCGTACCTCGGCACCTGGGGCAGCCGGACCGGGACCGGCCAGCTGCCGCTGTCGCGGCTGGCCTTCGGCCGCGGTGTGGCACTACCCGGCATCATGCAGTGGCTCTCCTCCGTCGCCTGGGACGCGCTCATCGGCCTCTTCGGCGGCGAGGCGCTGGCCCAACTGCTCGGCTGGCCGTTCTGGCTGGGCGCGCTGGTGGTCCTGCTGCTCCAGGGGGCCGTCGGCGTCTTCGGCTACGAGGCGCTCCATCAGCTCCAAACGGTCATGACCTTCGTGCTGGGCGCCGCCTTCCTGGTCCTGAGCGTCAAGCTGCTGTCCGGGGTGCCGCTTCCCGTATCGAGTTCCGCGCACGGCGCCGATCGTCTCGGCGCCTTCGTCCTGACCAGCACCATCGCGCTCAGCTTGGCCATCTCGTGGGCCCCCTACGCCTCGGACTTCAGCCGCTACCTGCCCCGTACGACGTCCCGGCCCCGGATGTTCTGGTACTCCGTGCTCGGCATGGTGCTCTCCTTCGCCTGGGTGCAGGCACTGGGGCTGTGGGGAGCCGAGCTGTTCACCGACCAGACCGCCGCGGGGGTGCACGGCCTGCTGGGCGGCGGAGTCCTCGGCGCCTTCGGCCTGCTGGCCATCGCGGCGGCGGCGGTGTGCAGCAACGCCATGAACGACTACAGCGGCTCGCTGGCGCTCCAGACGGCCGGCATCCGGGTTCCCCGGCCGCTCGCCGCGGCGGCAGCGGCCGTGCTCGGCTTTCTGCTGGTGCTCTGGATGCACGCCGCGGACACCACCACGCGCTTCCAGAACCTGCTGCTGTTCGTGGGCTACTGGATCCCCGGTTTCGTGGGCATCGTGCTCGTCGACGCGAGGCAGCGCGCCAAGGCCCGCCGGGGCGCGCCGATCGACGTCGAGGCCGAGTTCGTCCGCCCCCAGCCGTGGTGGCCCGCCTGCCTCGCGTTCGTCATCGCGTTCGCGGCGGCCGTGCCGTTCATGGACACGACCCTGTTCGTCGGCCCCGTGGCGGCCGCGCTGCACGGTGCCGATCTCGCGTACTACGTCGCGTTCCTCGTTTCCGTGGCGGTCTACGCACCTTTGAGGCTCTTTGCGGGTGCGCGTGCGGAGCGCAGGGCGGAGCAGGCCGTGGCGGTGCCGGGCGCGGGCGGATAG